In Tubulanus polymorphus chromosome 8, tnTubPoly1.2, whole genome shotgun sequence, one genomic interval encodes:
- the LOC141909575 gene encoding uncharacterized protein LOC141909575 isoform X5 — MIPVPVNTILKISFETFDLQPKHNGYCVDYIEIRGKYYCGSTAPSTLFYTGNVYIQFRSDNSENYKGFKLIWRILKVDSTCSKKPRVQDDTSGYITSPNYPDDYYSGHNCYWIIKSPENMLVEISFDKNFRIETKSEVVCCDELTIRSETGSDKYCGWTAPGKRLYIGNITIQFTSDTSRNYVGFKLSWRFVRGKVWQVIVFTGDTGTTQTVMLGFGETGSDVTYFHLGTEFKAGSNKTHELLLPVNITNPHPPRKLMLKTALTTNWRVIQVALVGVIDGDNVVYMYNCINSYADTKTCNYQSRIHKPVKWQIAVFSGIKRSSSRLHYTSGRVDIQIIGDRNESQFTYLGSLFGEHRERKDVIIFTRNIGKPKTVKIKCEPGYGENWWFLKRVELKSDNVTETYFGFNVLLGRNDYNEVSLVPNTTREVEWKIKIKTDKETEELYMNLFGSNGVQSGFSRLGHITTGHQIQMLTTKTRDLGQPTCNVGQPARNIGQPTRVAIWNRGSSTIYIFQFTMISSKIFPNQQFVADTTKTMIYSSAITYIRSNQVAFIELNTVQFGPSTVTQVTETTSTSRPSTVTQVTETTSTSNSKNAGSAMASFWATVGSAIGFTIVIAIIIVVTVVLYIHRRNMYNRDTTDVVSEPDVVYECSVGASARIGRRTVPPAAPSTPATPPAAGVGFIEVENAEDDDFTAESVYIEDIGEDGTIYARLDNMSRPDTARLQPSTSRGRTAPRVILGAEEDVGLYGELDFSRPAIPLTELNKH; from the exons ATGATTCCGGTACCTGTAAACACG atacTGAAAATATCGTTTGAAACATTCGACCTGCAGCCCAAACATAACGGGTATTGCGTTGACTATATAGAGA TAAGGGGAAAGTACTATTGTGGCAGTACAGCGCCCTCTACACTATTCTATACCGGTAATGTGTATATACAGTTTAGATCAGACAACAGTGAAAACTATAAAGGGTTTAAACTGATTTGGAGGATATTAAAAG ttgattcGACTTGTAGTAAGAAACCTAGAGTACAGGATGATACATCAGGTTACATTACCAGTCCCAATTATCCGGACGACTATTATTCCGGCCACAACTGTTACTGGATAATTAAATCCCCTGAAAACatg ctggttgaaatatcatttgacAAGAATTTTCGTATAGAGACCAAAAGTGAAGTTGTTTGTTGTGACGAGTTGACGATAAGGAGTGAAACCG gGAGTGATAAGTATTGTGGCTGGACAGCTCCTGGTAAacgattatacattggaaatATAACAATACAATTCACATCAGACACCTCTAGAAACTATGTCGGGTTCAAACTGTCCTGGCGGTTTGTACGAGGGAAAG TTTGGCAGGTGATAGTGTTTACAGGGGATACAGGTACAACACAAACTGTCATGTTAGGTTTCGGTGAGACAGGTAGTGACGTCACGTACTTCCACCTGGGAACCGAGTTCAAGGCCGGGTCAAACAAGACTCACGAACTGTTGTTACCAGTGAACATCACAAATCCACATCCACCGAGAAAACTCATGCTGAAAACTGCACTGACTACAAACTGGCGCGTCATCCAG gtggcgctagtaGGTGTGATAGATGGTGACAATGttgtgtacatgtataactGTATTAACAGCTATGCAGACACAAAGACTTGTAATTATCAATCAAGAATTCATAAACCAG TTAAATGGcagatcgctgtttttagtGGAATCAAGCGGAGTAGTTCCAGGTTACACTATACCAGTGGAAGAGTTGATATTCAGATTATCGGTGACCgaaatgaatcacagtttACATATCTAGGTTCACTATTCGGGGAACACAGAGAACGAAAAGATGTGATCATCTTCACGAGAAATATTGGAAAACctaaaactgtaaaaataaaatgcgaACCAGGATATGGAGAAAATTGGTGGTTCCTAAAACGA GTTGAACTCAAATCTGATAACGTCACTGAAACGTATTTCGGTTTTAATGTTCTCTTGGGTAGAAACGATTACAACGAAGTTTCTCTGGTCCCGAATACAACCAGAGAAG TTGAATGGAAAATCaagattaaaactgataaagaaACTGAGGAGCTTTATATGAATCTGTTTGGATCGAATGGAGTTCAATCTGGTTTCAGTCGACTCGGTCACATCACTACAGGTCACCAGATACAGATGCTAACCACCAAAACTCGTGATCTAGGTCAACCTACCTGTAATGTAGGTCAACCTGCTCGTAATATAGGTCAACCTACTCGCGTCGCTATCTGGAATCGAGGATCATCAacgatttacatttttcag TTCACAATGATCTCCAGTAAGATTTTCCCGAATCAACAATTTGTCGCTGACACAACAAAAACGATGATCTACTCATCCGCCATCACATACATTAGATCGAATCAAGTGGCTTTTATTGAGTTAAACACTGTGCAGTTTG GACCATCAACAGTTACACAAGTCACAGAAACCACCTCAACATCAA GACCATCAACAGTGACACAAGTCACAGAAACCACCTCAACATCAA ATTCTAAAAATGCTGGTTCTGCGATGGCTAGTTTCTGGGCAACAGTTGGCAGTGCAATCGGTTTCACAATTGTGATCGCAATCATTATCGTAGTAACGGTCGTGTTGTATATACACCGCAGAAACATGTATAACAGGGATACTACTG atgTGGTTTCTGAACCGGATGTCGTTTATGAATGTTCCGTTGGCGCTAGTG CTCGGATCGGCAGACGAACTGTTCCTCCAGCTGCTCCATCTACTCCAGCTACTCCACCTGCTGCTGGTGTCGGTTTCATTGAAG ttgaGAATGCCGAAGATGATGATTTCACGGCTGAAAGTGTTTATATTGAG GATATCGGTGAAGATGGGACGATCTATGCACGACTAGACAACATGTCCCGACCGGACACCGCGAGGCTTCAACCGAGCACCTCTAGGGGGCGTACTGCTCCACGAGTGATCCTAGGCGCCGAGGAAGACGTCGGATTGTACGGTGAATTAGACTTCAGTCGACCTGCGATACCTTTAACAGAACTAAACAAACACTGA